The Haliotis asinina isolate JCU_RB_2024 chromosome 3, JCU_Hal_asi_v2, whole genome shotgun sequence genome segment CAAATTGGTGCCTCCGTTTCGACtgattcttcttcttcatcttcactGCAAGTTTCTCCTGCACGAGGCAATATCAGCTCGTATTGGATCGGTCTAACTTCCAGATAATAAATGACGTCGGGTACATGTTTTACAGCTTCAGAATCCATGGCCACTATCAAGTTGTCAAACATAGCCATAGAGGAAGCCACCGCCAATAGTCACATTTGATGTCATGTCACGTGATATCGCCTCTGCTCATTAACTCACTGGTGTATATATAATAGGCGGGAATCCGAGGTcgtttttcacttttttaaatACCGATTTTACAAACGTTTTGTGAAATTTTGATAACGTGATTTTCCATATATCAAAAATAGTTTTAAGTTAGTATTGACCTTTAACCATAGAATACACTAATACCGATCAAAGTTAAATGTACATGGATATCTAactatgtttcatttcagttattAGTTTGACCACCACACCATGCTTCGTAACTTCCACCGGTCCAGCTATgtgggtctgtaaataatggagtctggaccagacaatccagtgaccagcagcatgagcatagatctgcgaattgggaacagatgatatgtcgcctttgtggcaagcatgggttgctgaagactacgATATACTTTAAATTCGGTGTTTGCCTTGAAACATTTGAGAATGTGCTCAGTAAATACGGGATCAAATGTTAGCTACATTCCACAGAAAAAccgaaacacacaaaaattaaTTAGTTGTATAAAACTTGTTATAAACGACTCTGCAGTCAACATTACGGTTATTGTGTTGTAAAATATCAATACTGTTTAAATGtgtacatgttacatttggtaaaaaaaaacatgcttaATGTTCGACGGTCAACGGCTATAAGGTAAAATGCCATCTTGGAAGATCGTCTTGACATTCGCAGTGAAGTGACAAATTAATGatttcttgaatatatttgtgtaaagTATTGTAATCTGATAATAGATTCAAGTATTGGTCACAAACCATGGTTTCAGTAATCCAATACCAACCAAGGTTGCAACGTTGAGCGTGTTCCTGAGAATCGAACTGTGAAGATTGGGCGTTAGAGTTGTTCAAAAAGGGTATTTGAAATATGGGTGTTCGATTATTGAAACAGTTTGTTGAAGCAGATCGATTTTTTTACACTTCCTAAAAGGATAACTGAATCATCATACATAGTGTGATCCCTTCCTTAGAGTCATATACCTACTATTATTCTGTCTCACCTACGTATTTGTTTCATGCGCTTTTGAACTACTGATCACAGCCTGCGTTAAGAAACTGCGAGATGGTTGATACAAGAGACAAAGCTGTGTCTCTGGAAATGCAGTTTGTACTTGGATGCTTTTTGTACTGGAATGTCCAAAAAGGATGTCTTTTGTATTGGAATGTCCACAATGGATGCATTTTGTATTGGAATGTCCAAAATGAGTCATGTTGCAGAAACCAACCGTTCATAGACCGCAACTGTAAATAGCCGACCATTGTCAATCACCGCCATGCGATCTTATGCATACAATGGTTTAGTGGCAAACAATGTAAACTGTTAGGCCCAACAAAACATATAACTCATGTAGAAAAACCCAAATATGCATTCCTTTCTTGAACGGAAAGACGTAAAGGTATAGATCCATTGATGGGGAACGCGATTGGTGCCCAAGTGGATGCTGATTTCTTTTCTAAATGACTTACTCCAAATTAAAGTAATAAGCTTTTCACATATTTCACGTTCTCGGGAAACTACAGATGACAGTTTGGTTGGACAGACTGTCCTGATCATTTGAGAATAGGCATTTATTATACGTTTGTTTACCGGGTTGACTAACAAATGCCCCGTAGATCAACTGGTGATGATACTTAATGCAGAGATTGCCTTGTCTAAAATTTAATGGATGTGCTGAAAATTTTAGCAAATAAGGAGGAACTTGGAAAACGGGCAATGGATTTGCTCTCTCCTGTGAGgaaatgaaaaggaaaaacttGGAAGTACTTTCTGTTTTCGCAACAGAGACTTTATAACATTGTGAGTCTGGCCAAAATGCAACTATTGTGATCTTTTATGAGAAAAGTAGAATGCAATAACTACGCTTCTATTTGACCACTACGTTAAAGTGACTAGTTCATCAGACAAACTGCCAGTCGTTAAACGATGGAGGAGATATCGAAGCTCATAAGAAGAATAAGGTAAAGCACGAGAAGAAAATGCGCTAAAGGTGGGAACTGAAACAGCTGCAAAAATTGGTCTCCACGGTCTCCATTGCTGCTGTGGCTATGACGTCATACTGTGTGACGTCATTGACATCGCAGGCCATGATGGTTATCAGCAATGGAAGCAATGGCACCTTTTCACGAACACTATTAGGACTATTCAACATTGACTACTGAACGTATGTCTCTGTGTGTCAGAGAGAGATCTCTTTAGCAGAGATcacacacatagagacacactgtaaaactgggatacgatgtaaCAAGGGCTGTATTAAGAAATTATTCTCAGATTGAATAGGGCTATGCTGATTTGTTTGTGGAACGAAAAAACTGCTAAAATACGGagttcaaaaacaaacaaacaaacccctcATTACATACCTCAGATTCCAACCAGGACGCTGTCACTGTCTCGGTCCCACCTGAGATTCCAGTTGCAGCTCTGATACCCAGAGGTACCGCCAACATTCCCAGCTTTAGAAAACTAGCAGCTGTCAACATAAGCACCATATGCATCGCTTCTCTAATATTACCACCAGAAGCAAATGCCGCCAAAACAAATCCTAAGCCACAGACCCGCACCTGACGTTAGCACTTCTCTCCGACTCGTCAGTCTAAAACAACGCACAACACTCAAAAACTGGCAAAAGTGTAAGttttttattactcgcccgtggaagatactgcagagtaatatttttacggcaatattataGTAGTGTAATACCGATActtgtatgacgtcataagggTTCAGAGTTATggcgtcacaatgctaatgtcgctgtTGCAGTGGTACTGGGCCTTGTTTGACTCGAGGAAAACTGGGAGTCCTCACACTGCAGCCGCAGTTTCTATCGGTTACAgcccgggaaagccacatttcgaGAATTAGTAGCTGATTTTGGTGTGGCTCTCGCGGTAATAGTTACGGTCAAGTGATTACAGAATTTGGCTTTCGGTATGTTGTCAAAACAAACCGGACGGTGCTTATAACTACCGTagtaaacacaacaaatatcgTGGTCTCATTCTCTTTCTTTATTTAGAGTACAGTGTTTGGGGTCatttaaaataataatgaaataataatgaaataataaaataaatactaaataaataaacaaataattatgattTGATCAGTTGTGTGCTTATAGCCACTGTAAtagtcacttcacttcactgaaGTCACTTCATTGCAGATGCAGAAGGTCTCCCCCATGGTCTGCATACGTTATCTCATTGAGACTCTGGTTTAATAGCTGCTGCTTCAAAGATGCTATACGTGCACACGATGAAGGAACTGATCGTCCCCTTCCGTCTTTGCTTATTTGTCTTCAAATTGTGTTgggagtaataaacagaattctAAACTCGCCTCTGTCCAATACCAAAactcgtgaaagatttagtatcaaactctcACAccaaagatgaatttctcctcTAACCTTtaggaaccaactgcaaacttgAAGTAGGTTCATGCTCATCTAATTACTGTAAAGCATGTGCAAACATCGTGTATGTGAAAAACTACATTTCAGTGTACGTTATGTCCAGAATTCGCCAATTTCCAATCATTTTTTGAACTCATAACAATAACCTTGTCatcattatgtatttgtttaacaGTACACCAATCCATGTGTAAACAGAAActttaaacaaaatttaattcaaCTTTAATTCAAAATCTACTTAAGATTATTTGACTGAAGAAAGTGgatttatttacatttatgtAAGTCTAAACTAAAtcgaaagttcaggttcccgtACGTATTTTGTAAGAGTATATTAATAAACGTGTCATTGTCACGTCGTCAGTGATGTTTAATCCGAATGTGATTTCGCTCAAAACACTCGTGCAGGCCTGGATGGTTCATTAGTTTGTAGTAACTTAACATTGTGTAGTTAGCAGAGCTTACATTCGGTAAATAGCCCTCAACAGTGAATTGAATTATTCATTTTGAAAGACAGAAATATTGCCAGTGAGACTTTATTCTTTAAAAGTATACTCCCGGAGCAATGTGCGAAATAGCCACCGTCACGACAAGTTAGTGAATTTTCACTGGGTCATGCAAGATGATGGCATGATAAAATGTTCATCgcattagcagcttaatgatgaaacaagtgtcatgcagacaatattttattttcatctaTTTCTTGTAATCTACTCAGTTGCtcagtttctacattcaaatttcaggcAGGTGAAtcattttgtgggctagtaactttcaagcATCGCTAGCCCGACTGGCCTACAAAATCTCGCTCActctttaaaaacaatacaaacaaaatgcCACATAATTTTCAACACTGATCGACAACAACATTATGTGAATGCTGTTGTTTGGGTCTGTTCGAGTTATTTTAGGCTTAATTCAATCGAATGCTCTAATTGTTAGGAAATGTACAGTCAGCTTGATCTAGATCCATCTGCACATAATAAAACATTTAGGCGTACCAATGCGTTTCAGTCGCATCCAAAAGCGAAAGCATGTTTAACAGCTCTAAACTATTGTTTAAAAACATCCAGTATATTCATCACTAATGTTAACAGAAAAAGGACCATGTATTTACAAGGTGAATAATAGCTGTAACAATGCAAATTAGATGCTGTGGGCCTGTTGTTCAAATATGCCATAAGTGCAAAAGCAGGGATGACCATTTCATGAACACCTCGCACTATAACTAGTGTGAACTGAGGATGCTTCAGGTATCTCGGAAAGACAATATGGTGTGACCAAGGATTCCTGAACACACAATGTTGCATCTTCAGGAAATTGAATTACTGGCGAGAAACAAATCGAACATTCGTTTTTCCCCGATAACAtggtatttttcaaaatgcCCATCCCGCTTCAGGGATTGGAAAAAAATGTATCTAAAAGTTCATTAGGGCATTCCTGACCTATTGACAGCATTGGCATTTCGTTAAACAGCTGTGCATCTTTATTCGGAATCTTCACAACGTCATGGGAATCAGATTTGCCATTTTTCGGGGTTTCTTTGCATGTACAAGACTTGTCATGTACAAACAGCTTCACTCAGTAACACCAAGTAGACTGGCCATATCTGCAACATCTGCAACCTCGGACACGTTGTTCTTGACATCGTTGAGGTTTTGCAGCACATCTTTGATGTCAAAGGCCAAACTGATACTAGCTGCTGCAGCACCAGCAGACTTGATCATCTTACCAGCCTTGACCTTCCCCAGGTATCTTATCCCTCGTCTGAACTTGATGTTATGGACACCAACTTCCTTTGGCTTTAGACCAGATGCAATCAACTGGACTTGTAGCGTCTTGTTGACCACTGAAATAGCCCCTCTTGTCCGTCTTCCACATTCTTTTGCACAGTCCAATTCCGTTTTGTTCTCTATTAATGTGTCATAGTCTGGGATATCTGTATACTTCCTTTTCTGTTTCAAGGCCGCGATTAGCCTCCGTGTTTCCTGTTTCACCTGCCCCAGAATGCTCTGAACCTCGGCAATGCGTTTCGTCATCTCCTGAATAATTGGAATTAAATTCCGATTTAAGCCAAGGCATGGtcacagtgttcacgaatagtgtctgaccctctgacaaatccggcaGATTTGCCAACGGTCAGACAGAAGTTCCCGTCCTTCTGgtcccagtgtctgactgaatacatcacaataactgtgtctgaagttgttatatgTGGCATGccacacttgttcactgtttataaatttatgtttataatgtttgtcattatataatgttaataatttcaatgccaataatCAGATATGTTCAATctgaaaatgtgtgtttaattctattctgtgggtcctgtgaattttcagtgggccagacagacatctgaagctTACAGGACCCAATATTAATGTCCGTTAACACTGTGGTCAGTACCTTTCTGTTTACAGTAAGGGGTACAGATAAGGGAAGTTGTAACAAATCAATTGTAAAAAGTACTTTTGTTAAAAGGAAGTGCTTATTAGCTCAATGAAAAGCAGTTGTACTTTTATAGCATTCTTCTGTAGTGTAATTCGGTATCGAGATCGATTAGTTCTGAAACTGGTTTAAAACAGACCCCAAAAAACTATACTTGTCTAGGTATCTAAATGTCTTACCCGTGAAACTGAAATTGGTTTTAAGCGACCCAGGTCTGTCGTAAGACGCAAATGCTGTAC includes the following:
- the LOC137276850 gene encoding uncharacterized protein → MYVSASTLIGNQTTCLKVQASAAEKLQSLSELIRKQQTDVHIAKATCASASAVGAGMVLLGTGTCLATGGMSAVVMGAGAAAGIVGGAGEMAVSWLESEEMTKRIAEVQSILGQVKQETRRLIAALKQKRKYTDIPDYDTLIENKTELDCAKECGRRTRGAISVVNKTLQVQLIASGLKPKEVGVHNIKFRRGIRYLGKVKAGKMIKSAGAAAASISLAFDIKDVLQNLNDVKNNVSEVADVADMASLLGVTE